The Streptomyces asoensis DNA window CCAGGAGGTAGGCCTCGGCGTCGACCGCGTGGCGGACGAGCACACCGGGCGCCGCCAGCCCCGTACGGTCCCGGGAGGCGGCCGGTACCGCGGGCCCGGACGGCGCCCGCGGGTTGGTGGTCTTCAGGCCGATGACCGCGCACCACGCGGCCGGGATCCGCACCGAGCCCGCCCCGTCGCTGCCGGTCGCCAGGGGGACCAGTCCGGCGGCCACCGCGGCGGCGGACCCCGCCGAGGAGCCGCCCGGCGTGCGGTCGGGGCGCCACGGATTCACCGTGCGCCCGTGCGCGCCGAGGCCCCAGGTCTGCCAGGGGGTGCCGGGACCGGGTACGGCGGTCGCCCCCACCGGCACGCATCCGGCGGCGACCAGCGGGGCTGCCGCGCGCAACCCGTGACGTCCCTTGACGCCGATCGGCACCCCGGCCAGCGGCAGCCACTCGCCCGCGGCGACCCGCCCGTCGACCTCACGCGCCCACGCCCGCGCCCGCTCGTCCCACACCTCGGCGAAGGCGCACAGGAAGCGGTCGAACCGCTCGATCCGTCCGAGTGCCTCGCCGACCACCTCCACGGCCGACGGTGAACCCGTCCGCACGGCCGCGGCGAGCTCCACGGCGGGCGGCCACCGGGGGAACCGGGTCCCGCCCAGCTCAGCGGGTCCCGGTGAGCCGGGACAGCGGCGCCGTCTCACGGGGCGGGTTCCCGCCCAGGTCACCGAGGCGCCAGTCGGTCACCCACGGGACGCGGTACACGTCGATGACGGACTCGATCACGCGCACCTGCCGGACGAGCTCCCGGGGAAGCCTGCCGGGCGCGTCGGCGACGAGGACCACCGCGTCCAGGTCGAGCCCGTGCGGTGCCTCGCCGCGCCGGAAGGACTCGACGGCCCGCAGGGCGGACGCCAGCCCGGCCGCATGGGTCCGCGCCACCAGCAGCACGGACGGGGGATCACCGGCACCGGGCCACCCGCGTCCGCAGTCCCGGCCGCCGTAGACCGCCGCGAGCGTGGAGCCACCGGCCCCGCCGTGCGTGGACACCCAGGAGAACCGCCGGGGCGTGGCCACGGCGGCGTACGGCACCGGGACCGGATCGGGTGCGGCCACCGGCCCGCGGATCCAGATCTCCGGTCCGCGCCGCCCGTCCGTCGTCCCCATGACCCGCGTTCCTCCCAGTCGTCGCCGTCCCTCCGGGACGCCCCCGATCCTGGCGGTCCCGCGGCCGCCGCGGAAAGCGGCGCGTGGGTTCCTGGAACGAGGCTGTGACGTCGTGGTGACGCGCGGACCGGGAGTGCTCGGAGAGACTCAACAGTACGTGTACACGTACGCGTACCTGGACGACCGGATCGTGACGACGCATCCGAGTGAGGAACCGATGTCTCGACTCAGCCGCGAGAAGAAGCGGGAACAGAAGCACGCCGACCGTACGGCCGGCGTGGTGGCACCGCTCGACGTCCACGTCCGCACGGGCGGGACCGCGACGATGGGCGGCGTACCCGTCGTGGCGGCCGACGGCGAGGAGATCCAGCGCGCCGTTCTGAGCCACCTGCACCGCATCGCCCTCGCCACCGGGCATCCGGTGTGCGCCACGGTCCACGACGAGCGCATCGGCTACGTCGTCGCCCTGCGCGTGGACCCGGACGGCTCCAGCCACTTCACGGGGGAACCCTCGCGGCTGCCCGCGGCGGCATCGGCGCCCCGTGAGGAGACGGCACAGACGGCACCGGTCGCGGCCCCGGCCCCGCAGGGCCCGGCCGATCCCGCCCCCGCCGCTCCCGCACCCCCCGCGGGCCTTCCCGCGCCTGCCGCCGGTCCGGCGCCGTCCGACGCGCCCGCGCCCGCGTTCGCCGACGCGCCCGCGTTCCCGGAGGCGCCCGCCTTCACGCACGTCTCGGAGTTCGAGGACGTCTCGGCGTTCACGGACGTCTCGGAGTTCGCCGACGGGCCCGCGTTCGTGGACGCGCCGGATTTCGTCGACGACGAGTCACCCGTTCGGGTGGAGCGCGACGAGGCCACGCATCTCCTGCGCCAGGTGCCGGACCCGGCGGCGGGGGACTCGGCCCCGACCTTCCGGATGCGCGCGCTGTCCGACCCGGATGCGGACCGGGCACCGCGGCCGGCCTCCCACGGGGAAGGCACCCTGCCTCCGGGGACGGTCATCGCGCCCACGGGCGTCTTCGGCCCGCCCCCGTCGATGGACGAGCGGCCGGCCCCGGACAACACCACCGGCACCTCCGTCCCCACGCCACCCAGGGCCACCGCTTCCGCCCCGAGCCCGATCCCCGCCCCCGTCCCGCTTCCGCTCCCGGTTCCCGCGCCCGCCCCGGTGAGCGGTACCGGCACCGGTCCCGCGCTCATGCCCCTGCTCCCCGAGGGCCTCGTCCCCGACGCGGCCTTCGAACCCGACCCGGGTACCAAGCCCGCGCCCGCCCGCGGCTTCGACGCCATCGCCGAGGCGGTGCTCGGGGACGACCCCCGCACCCTGCACGGCGACGGGAGCGGCCCGGCCCTCCTCGCGGAACCGAACGCGCGGATCAACGAGGCCGTGCGCTCGGGCCGTACGGAAGACGCGGCCGCGCTCGCGGAGCGGACCGTGGTGGAGGCGTCCGCGACACTGGGCCCCGAACACCCCGAGGTGCTCCGGCTGCGCGAACTCACGGCGTACATCGCCTATCTGGCGGGCGATCCGCTGCGCGCCTTCCACGTCTCCCTCGACCTGACCCGGATCCACCGCCGGGCCGGGGACGCGGAGGCCGCGTACGGCAACGTCCAGAGCGCGGCCTCGGCCTGGCGTGCCGTACGCGACCCCTTCCAGGGCCTGAACCTGGGGACCGAACTCCTCGCCCTGTGGACGGAACTCACCACCGAGGAGGGTCCGGCCGCCGACGACGTCGAAGAGCTGGAGTCGGCCCGCGCGCGCATGCTCCGGCTGGCCGCCCGCGCCCGTAAGGCGGGCGGGTAGCGGCACGAGCGGTCGGCCGGGTGCGCGCGGGCCGGTCAGCCGGGTGCGCGCCGGCCGGTCAGGAGGACAGGGCCCAGACGGCGTACGCGACGGCGTCCGCGTTGCGGTCCAGGGCAGTGTCGTCGATGTTCGCCGTGGTGTCGCAGGACGAGTGGTAGCAGCGGTCGAACGCCCGTCCTGACGTGCCGCCCCACTTGGCCGCCTGCGCCGCCGTCTTGATGTAGTCGGCGCCGCTGAACAGGCCGCCCACCGGCACTCCCGCGCTCTTGAACGGGGCGTGGTCGGACCGGCCGTCGCCCTCGGTCTCGATCTCCGTGGGAATGCCGACGCCGGCGAAGTAGTCCTTGAAGGTCTTCTCGATGGTCGGATCGTCGTCGTAGACGAAGTAGCCGGGGTTCGGCGAGCCGATCATGTCGAAGTTGAGGTAGCCGGTGATGCGGGCCCGGTTGGCCGAGGAGAGGTTGTTGACGTAGTACCGGGAGCCGACCATGCCGAGTTCCTCAGCGCCCCACCAGCCGAACCGCAGGTGCTTGGTGGGGTGGAAGCCGGCTCTGGCCACGGCGAGTGCCGTCTCCAGGACGGCCGCGGAGCCGGAGCCGTTGTCGTTGATCCCGGCCCCGGCCGTCACGGAGTCCAGGTGGGAGCCGGCCATGAGGACCTTGTTGGTGTCCCCGCCGGGCCAGTCGGCGACGAGGTTGTAGCCGGTGCGGCCGGACGACGTGAACTGCTGGACGGTGGTGGTGTAGCCGGCGGCGTCCAGCTTGGCCTTCACGTAGTCGAGCGACGCCTTGTAGCCGGTCCGGCCGTGCGCCCGGTTGCCGCCGTTGGCGGTGGCGATGGACTGGAGCTGGGTCAGGTGCGCCTTGACGTTGGCCACCGGGATGTCGGGAGCGGCGGCGATCGTCGCGGACTCGGGGGCGGGCGCCGCCCCGGCTATGGACCCGGTGGTGAGCAGGGTGGCGGCCGCGAGGACGGCGGTGGCCGTCGCGCGCCCGGAAACGGGGAGCTTCATGGTGGGGGGCTCCGAATTCCAGGGGGGACAACCATGGGCGCCCGTCGAACACCTGGGCGCCCACAGGTAATCCACAGTGATTGGGGTGACTGGATGGTGAAGCCGTGGCCAACATTCCGTCAAGAGCGCTATCCGGACAGCGGGTTCACCTACCGGAGCCCCCCTCTCAGTGCACGCAGAACTCGTTGCCCTCCGGGTCCGTCATGACCACCCACTGCCCGGACGGCTCCCGCACCTCCCGCAGCACGCTCGCCCCGAGCGCCGTCAGCCGCCCGACCTCGGCGGCGCGCAGTTCCGCCCCGGGGTGCAGGTCGAGATGGAGCCGGTTCTTGACCGTCTTCGCCTCCGGCACCCGCTGGAACAGCAGCCGCCGTCCCAGCCCGGTCCCGCTGTCGGGGTCGTACGGGTCGTCGGGGTGGCGTACGGCGATCAGATCGCGGAACGCCGGGCGGCCGTGGAACTCCACCGTCGCCGCCCCCGGCAGTGCGCCGAGTTCCAGCAGCCGCTCGACGAGCGCGCTGTTGTCCTCGACCTCGTAGTGCAGCGCGCCGGCCCAGAAATCGGCCTGGGCATGGGGGTCGGCGCAGTCGACCACGAGCTTCCAGTGGACGGGCGCGGGCCGTGCCTCGGGTACTCCTGATGTCTCGGTCATGCGGTCACTTCTAGCAGCCCCGCCCGGGTCGGGCGGCCCCCACGCCGTGAGCGGCCGGCTCCCGCGGTCGCCGTCGGCCGCCGTCCGGCCACCCCGGCGGTGCCGGTGGATCTACGGCTTCGGGAGGGGAGCGGTGCCCGCCTCCGCGACCGGGGCGCCGGGCATGTCGGCGATGCCGGGCAGGTCGCAGGCGCCGCCGGGCACGGCGGCCGCCGCGGCGCCCACGGGCTCCGGGACCCCGGTCCCCTCGGTCCCGCCGGTGGGCTCCACGGGCCCGGCGGACCGGGCGGCCCTGGGGCCGAGCGCGCGGGCCGACCGGCGCGAGGTGCGCAGCGCGTCCCAGGTGAGCAGCACCAGCGCCAGCCACACCAGCGCGAACCCGGCCCAGCGCTCGGCCGGCATGGCCTCGTGGAAGTAGACGACGCCGAGCAGGAACTGGAAGACGGGCGCCAGGTACTGGAGCAGCCCCAGCGTGGAGAGCGGCACGCGGATCGCCGCCGCGCCGAAGCAGACCAGGGGAATCGCGGTGACGATGCCGGTGGAGGCGAGCAGCGCCGCGTGTCCGGGGCCCCCGGTCGCGAAGGTGAGGTCGCCGTGCGCGCCCAGCCACAGCAGGTAGGCCAGCGCGGGCAGGAACTGGACGGCGGTCTCGGCGGCCAGCGACTCGACCCCGCCGAGGTCGACCTTCTTCTTCACCAGCCCGTAGGTGGCGAACGAGAAGGCGAGGACGAGGGAGATCCACGGCGGACGGCCGTACCCGATGGCCAGGACGAGCACCGCGGCGACGCCGACGCCGACCGCCGCCCACTGCGTCGGCCGCAGCCGTTCCTTGAGGATCAGCACGCCCATCGCGATGGTGACCAGCGGGTTGATGAAGTACCCGAGGGACGCCTCGACGACGTGGCCGCTGTTCACGGCCCAGATGTAGACGCCCCAGTTCACGGTGATGACGGCGGCGGCGATCACGACGAGTCCCAGCCGGCGCGGCTGGCGCAGCAGCTCGCCGGCCCAGGCCCAGCGTCGTACGACGAGCAGCGCGGCGGCCACGAAGACGAGGGACCACACCATGCGGTGGGCCAGGATCTCGGTCGCTCCGGCCGGCTTGAGCAGCGGCCAGAAGAGGGGGACGAGCCCCCACATCCCGTAGGCCGCGAGACCGTTCAGCAGGCCTATGCGGCCCTCACCCTTGGATGTCCCGGCCACGGGCCCCTCCTTGCTCACGTCAGACATGCGTGGACGAAGGTAACGCCGGACACCCCCGGCTGTCATGTCCGTATCGCCATACGGTCATGACAGCCGG harbors:
- the rarD gene encoding EamA family transporter RarD, translated to MAGTSKGEGRIGLLNGLAAYGMWGLVPLFWPLLKPAGATEILAHRMVWSLVFVAAALLVVRRWAWAGELLRQPRRLGLVVIAAAVITVNWGVYIWAVNSGHVVEASLGYFINPLVTIAMGVLILKERLRPTQWAAVGVGVAAVLVLAIGYGRPPWISLVLAFSFATYGLVKKKVDLGGVESLAAETAVQFLPALAYLLWLGAHGDLTFATGGPGHAALLASTGIVTAIPLVCFGAAAIRVPLSTLGLLQYLAPVFQFLLGVVYFHEAMPAERWAGFALVWLALVLLTWDALRTSRRSARALGPRAARSAGPVEPTGGTEGTGVPEPVGAAAAAVPGGACDLPGIADMPGAPVAEAGTAPLPKP
- a CDS encoding M28 family metallopeptidase, which gives rise to MKLPVSGRATATAVLAAATLLTTGSIAGAAPAPESATIAAAPDIPVANVKAHLTQLQSIATANGGNRAHGRTGYKASLDYVKAKLDAAGYTTTVQQFTSSGRTGYNLVADWPGGDTNKVLMAGSHLDSVTAGAGINDNGSGSAAVLETALAVARAGFHPTKHLRFGWWGAEELGMVGSRYYVNNLSSANRARITGYLNFDMIGSPNPGYFVYDDDPTIEKTFKDYFAGVGIPTEIETEGDGRSDHAPFKSAGVPVGGLFSGADYIKTAAQAAKWGGTSGRAFDRCYHSSCDTTANIDDTALDRNADAVAYAVWALSS
- a CDS encoding VOC family protein, whose amino-acid sequence is MTETSGVPEARPAPVHWKLVVDCADPHAQADFWAGALHYEVEDNSALVERLLELGALPGAATVEFHGRPAFRDLIAVRHPDDPYDPDSGTGLGRRLLFQRVPEAKTVKNRLHLDLHPGAELRAAEVGRLTALGASVLREVREPSGQWVVMTDPEGNEFCVH
- a CDS encoding amidase family protein; protein product: MELAAAVRTGSPSAVEVVGEALGRIERFDRFLCAFAEVWDERARAWAREVDGRVAAGEWLPLAGVPIGVKGRHGLRAAAPLVAAGCVPVGATAVPGPGTPWQTWGLGAHGRTVNPWRPDRTPGGSSAGSAAAVAAGLVPLATGSDGAGSVRIPAAWCAVIGLKTTNPRAPSGPAVPAASRDRTGLAAPGVLVRHAVDAEAYLLAMTAARAPIPVPALPPAPAPAPAPAPAPGGASPPLAVFSAGLGFVDPDHGPLALARAAAGRLAEAGAVRTAPAPAPPRLADPAAAWLALRTPGSDTRSAERVRDVNDRVLAGFFAHADLLLTPTTPHAAHGHEGPGDRYSTALTWAFNLSGHPAISVPAGVGADGCPVGLQIVAAHGGESALLAAARAVRPGA
- a CDS encoding tetratricopeptide repeat protein: MSRLSREKKREQKHADRTAGVVAPLDVHVRTGGTATMGGVPVVAADGEEIQRAVLSHLHRIALATGHPVCATVHDERIGYVVALRVDPDGSSHFTGEPSRLPAAASAPREETAQTAPVAAPAPQGPADPAPAAPAPPAGLPAPAAGPAPSDAPAPAFADAPAFPEAPAFTHVSEFEDVSAFTDVSEFADGPAFVDAPDFVDDESPVRVERDEATHLLRQVPDPAAGDSAPTFRMRALSDPDADRAPRPASHGEGTLPPGTVIAPTGVFGPPPSMDERPAPDNTTGTSVPTPPRATASAPSPIPAPVPLPLPVPAPAPVSGTGTGPALMPLLPEGLVPDAAFEPDPGTKPAPARGFDAIAEAVLGDDPRTLHGDGSGPALLAEPNARINEAVRSGRTEDAAALAERTVVEASATLGPEHPEVLRLRELTAYIAYLAGDPLRAFHVSLDLTRIHRRAGDAEAAYGNVQSAASAWRAVRDPFQGLNLGTELLALWTELTTEEGPAADDVEELESARARMLRLAARARKAGG